The Amycolatopsis japonica nucleotide sequence GTCGAGCGCGTGGTTGTTGGGGTTGACCAGCATCGCGGTCAGGTAGCCGACCACGGCGGCCGGATGCGGCGGTTTGAGCATCTGGCCGGCGTAGGACGGGTGGAAGAACGGGTAGTTGTCCTTCAGGCGCTCGGTGAGCTCCTCGAACGCGGTCTCGAACCGCCCGTCGGAGATCTCCAGCGACGGATGCGGCCGGACGGGGGTGAACGTCTCCGCCCACGCCTCGTTCGACGTCAACGCCTGACCGAGCCAGTACCGGAAGTCCATCAAGGGCGCCCTTCGCTTCGTTCGGCTCCAAAAAACGTAGGAGTCGCCGGAGGTCCCGCGCAACCGTCTTCGGTAGGGGCCGGTTCTACCGGGCCCGCCGCTCTTCGCCCTTCTCCTCCAGTTGCCGGACGATCTCCCGCAGCGAAGCGGCCAGCTCGGTGCACTTCTCGGAGCTGAGCCGTTCGGTGACGAACGCTTCCTCCTGGTTGAACTCCGGGAAGAGCTCCCGCATCAGCCGCTCCCCTTCCGGCGTCAGCGCGAGCAGCACCAGCCGCCCATCGACGGGGTGTTTGCGCCGGGTGACCAGGCCGTGCGCCTCCAGGGTCTTCATGACCCCGGTCAGCGTCCCCTTGGTGATCCCGGATTCCGCGGCGACGTGCCTGGTCTCCTTTTCGCCGAAGATCCACACCACCCAGAGCACCACGAACGCGGTCCAGGTGAGGCCCGCGGTGCGCAGTACCGAGTTCTCGAAATGCAGCCGGACCGCGATCGCGGCGCGGTGGAGATTGGCCACCGCCTCCATCCGCTCCCACAGCAGCGGGATACCGCCCAGTTTGGCCCGGACGGCGTTCTCGGTCTCGGCCAGCGTGTGATACCCGGTCAACAGCCACATCCTCACCGGCCCCGGAGGCACCAGCCCGGTGGGCGCGCACCCCCGCGCACCCGCTCCGCAGATCGTATGCGGAACGGGCGGGAGTCCACAGTGGTCTTTCCGGGTTGCTCTTCGCTAAGCGGCGGACGCCAAGGGCTCCAGCAGAACCTGTCCTGTTTCGGACAATTCCGCGGGTACCCGGCTGCCGGGAACGCCACCGTCCGGCAGCCGGATCAGGCCGGCGTGGGCGAGGCGGTGGGCCGTGCTCTGGTCACTGCACGGCAGGCCGTCGACGTAGAGATCGGGCTCCAGGCTGACGGTGATCTCGGCCCTGCCCTGTGCCACGGCTCGCAGCATGGCCAGGGCTCGCGCTGACCAGCCTTCGGGGTCTTTGGTGTTTTCGGTCATTCGGGGTCACTCCTCTGACCTGAGGTTTTCCCGGCGGACGCGGTTCAAACATGACTCGGGTCACCGTTGGGGCACGGCCGCGCGATGCTCGGCGATGTCGCCGAACAGGTCACCCATCTCCTCGACGCGTTCGAGCACCTGCTCGGCGGTGAACAGCAGGTCGGCGGCCTTGCGGCAGGCTTCGACCTCCTCCCAGGTCACCGGCGTGGAGACGGTCGGGACGGCGCGGCCGCGCAATGAGTACGGCGCGATGGTGGTCTTGGCGGTGTTGTTCTGGCTCCAGTCGATGAACACGCGGCCAGGGCGGATGGCCTTCGTCATCTTGGCGACGATGGTCTCCGGTGACCGGCGCGCGAGCTCCTCCGCGACGGCCTTGGCGTACTCGGAGGTGCGTTCGCCGGAGCGCGTGCGCACCGGGCAGTACAACTGCATTCCCTTGTTGCCGCTGGTCTTCGCGTACACCGTGAGACCGTCTCCGATGAGCAGGTCGCTGAGCGTCTCGGCCACCCGGCAGCAGTCGACGACGTCCGCGGGCGGCCCGGGATCGAGGTCGAACACCAGCAGATCGGGTGATTTCCGGGCGCCGCGCGGGCCGACGGTCCACTGTGGAATGTGCAGTTCCAGCGCGGCGAGATTGGCCGCCCACATCAGCGTCGGGAGGTCGCCGACGACCGGGTAGTCGAGCGTCTCCTCCCCGCCCCGGCGGCCGCGGTTGGTGAGCCGCGCGGTGCGCACCCAGTCGGGCGCGTGACGGGAAACGTTCTTCTCGTAGAACGGTTCGCCGTCGACACCGTCGGGGAACCGGCGGAAGGTGGCGGCGCGGTCGCGCAGATGCGGGAGCATCACCGGGGCTATCCGGCGGTAGTAGTCGAGGACCTCGCGTTTGGTGAAACCGTGCGCGGGATAGAGCACCTTGTCCAGATTGGACAGCCCCAGCCGCCGACCCTCGACCTCGACCGTTATCCGCTCCTCAGGCACCCTTCGACGATAGATCACCGACGGGGTTTCCGGGGTACCGTGAGGCATGAGCACCGTGCCGGACGCGATCGCCCCGATGCTGGCGACCGACGGCGACCTGCCCACCGGCGGGTGGGGATACGAATACAAATGGGACGGCTACCGCTGCTGCCTGCGTGTCGCGCGCGACGGCGAGACGCGGCTGACCAGCCGCCGCGGGCTCGACATCACGACGACGTACCCGGACGTCACCGGCGAAGCGCTCGATGGTCGCGAAGCCGTCCTCGACGGCGAGATCGTCGTGCTCGACGAGCAGGGCAGGCCCAGCTTCCCGCTGCTGCAGACCCGGCACCTGCGCACGCCGGACGCGTCGCTGCTGGAACGCAGCCCGGTGCACTTCTTCGCCTTCGACGTGCTGTTTCTCGACGGCGACGTCCTGCTCGACGAGCCGTACGAGGCCCGGCGCGAGGTGCTGACGTCCTTGGGTGCCGGCGGCCGCATCGCCATCCCACCGGGGTACACCGACGACGACATCTCACCCGATCAGCTGCTCGACGTCGTCCGGCAGCACGGGCTCGAAGGCTTGATCGCGAAGAAGCTCGACAGCCGCTACTACCCCGGCAAGCGGACACGGCAATGGATCAAACGGGCGCTGTGGCACACCCAAGAGGTCGTGGTCGGCGGCTGGCGTCCCGGCGACGGACGGCGCTCGGGAACGCTCGGCGCGCTGCTGCTCGGCGCCCATGACGACGCCGGCGACCTGCGGTACATCGGCGACGTCGGGACCGGGTTCAGCGACAAGGTCCTCGAAGACCTGCATGCCCGGCTCACTCCGCTGGAGCGGAAGAAGCCGCCCTTCGCCTCGGAGGTCCCGCGCGATCGGGCGCGGCGGGTGCACTGGGTGAAGCCGGAACTCGTCGGTGAGGTCGTGCACCGGAACTGGACACCGGACGGCCGTCTGCGGCATACGACGTGGCGGGGTTTGCGGGCGGACAAGACGCCTGAGGACGTCAAGCTTCCGTCCTCTGGATGAAGCGCAGCAGATTGCCGGAGGGGTCGAGGAAGGCGCAATCGCGTACACCTCCTGGCCGGTCGATCGGTTCCTGCATCACTTCGACGCCCGCGGCCTCGATGCGCTCAAAGGTGCCGTCGCAGTCGTCGGTCGCGAAGACGAGCCGGTTCAGTAAGGCCTTGGACATCAGATCCTCGATCGCGGACCGGTCGGCTGTTGAGGCACCGCGGTCCGCGTCGGGTGGTTCGAGGACGATCCGCACGTCCGGCTGCGAAGGCGGTCCGACGCTCACCGGTCCGTCACCCCACACGGTGAAACCGAGCACGTCACGATAGAAGCCGAGCGCGCTGCCGAGATCGTGGACGGCGAGCGTGCACGAGAAGAACCGGATCATTTGGCGCTGAGGAAGGCGATTTCGAGACCGCGGAGGCGTTCCGGGTCGGTGTCGATGTCGATCCTGGTGATCTTCCCGTCGTGAACGCTGAACGTGAAGACGGCCTTCGCCTCGCCGCGATGCGACCAGACGGCCGATGGATCCCCGCCGACCAGGGCCAGCCGGGCCGCCTCCGCGCGTCCGGAGAAGAAGGCCGCGACCGCGTGGCCGCCGCGGACCTCGCCGACCACGGCGTCCGGGTCGAGCACTTCGAGCAGGGCTTCGAAATCACCGTTTCGAGCTGCGGCCAGAAAGGCGGCGATGACCTCCCGCTTCGGGGATCGCGCGGCGTCCGTCTCGTCGGAAGCGGTCTGCACCCGGCGCCTGGCCCGGCTCGCGAGCTGCCGAGCGGCCGCCGGCGAACGGCCGAGGACGGTGCCGATCTCGCCGAACGACACGGCGAACACGTCATGCAGGACGAACGCGAGCCGCTCGGCGGGGTTCAGCTTGTCCAGCACCACCATCAGCGCGACCCCGACCGAATCGGCCAGCAGCGCCTCGTCCTCCGGGTCTTCCTTGGCGACATCCGGCACGCCGGGCTCGGGCGGCATCGCCCCCGCGGACTCCTCCCGTCTGGCGCGGCGCGATTCCAGCATGTTCAGGCAGACCCTGGCGACGACCGTGGTCAGCCAGCCCGCCGGATTCTCGATGTCGTCGGTGTCCGCGCGGCTGACCCGCAGCCACGCCTCCTGCACCGCGTCCTCGGCCTCCCCTGGCGAACCGAGTATCCGGTAGGCCACCGCCCGCAAGCGACCTTGATGCTCGGCGAACCGCTCGCTCACCCAATCCTGCTCGGCCATCTGTCACATTCCTCCGTCCGGGTCTGTCACATCGAATGACCGGCGAACCCGTCCCGATGTGACATCGCCGGTCCGACCACCCGTTTCGAATCCCCAGGAGACCATCATGAAAGCGCACGTCAGCTCGATCCTGCTCGGCGTCAAGGACCTGGCCACGTCCAGGGCGTTCTACACCGAGGGGCTCGGCTGGAAGATCAAGGACGACTACGGCGTCTCGGTGTTCTTCGAACCGGACGGCGGCTCGCGGGTCGGCTTCTACGGCCGCGAAGGCCTCGCGGGCCAGGTGGGCACGAGCCCGGAAGGCAGTGGCTTCAGCGGGCTCGTCCTCACCTACGTCGTCCGCAGCGAGGCACGCGTCGACGAGGTCGTCGCGGAGGCCGAGAAGGCGGGCGCCACGATCCTGAAGCCCGCGGGTGCTCTGCCGTGGGGCGGGTACGGCGGCACCTTCGCGGACCTGGACGGCTACATCTGGAGCATCGGCTACAGCGCGAAGGGCACTGATCAGCCGTACGCGGAGTGATCTTCCGGTGAGCCCTGGGCCCCTCGTGTTCTCGCGAGGGGCCCGGTGTCTCCGGCGTGTCAGCGCCGTGGCGGTCCGGTGTCAGGCGGGTCGGCGATCGTTGCCTCAACAACGAGAGATCACCACCACCAAGGAGTTCGAGATGTCCGTCTTCCCCACCCCGCAGCCGATCGCCGCCACGCTGACCGTCGCCGGCGCCCGGGTTCGCCTCACCGCGAGCGACCGCACCGACACGGTGGTGCTGGTCGAGCCGATCGACGCCACGAGCAAGTCGGACGTGAAGGTCGCCGAGAACACCAAGGTCGGCTTCGACGGCGGAAAGCTGTCGATCGAGACGAAGAAGGCCGGCGGCAAGAACGGCTCGGTCGCCATCACGATCGAGGTGCCCACCGGTTCCGAGCTGGTCCTGAACACGGCCTGGTCGGACGTCGAGGCCGACGGCCGGTTCGGCGATTGCGTGCTGGAGATGTCGTCGGGACAGGCCCGGATCGAGCGCGTCGCGGCGGTGCGGGGCAACCTCGCGGCCGGCGACGTCGCGATCGGGCACATCTCCGGGACCGTCGACCTCGACGGCGGCTCGGCCGGCGTCCGGATCGGCGAGGTCGAAGGCACCGTCAAGTACTCGGGCGCGACCGGGAAGGTCTGGATCGGGCACGCCCGGTCCGACGTCGAACTTTCCGGTGCCAGCGGAAGTTTCGACATCGACCGCGCCGACGGCGACATCGTCGCGAAGGCGGCCAACTGCCCGATCCGCATCGGACGGCTGTCGCGCGGCGAGGCCGAACTGGTGAACGCGTCCGGCGGTATCGAGGTCGGCGTCGACGGGGACACCGCGTCGGTGGATGCCAAGAGCACCAAGGGATCCGTGCGCAACTCCGTCGCGACCGACAGCGAGGCCGGGGTCAAGGTCTACGCCCGCACGCGGCTGGACGACATCGTCATTCACCGCGCCGCGTGATTCCGGCGGGCGGGGTGGGGCGGGTGGCCGCAGTTAGTCGACTAAATGCGGCCACTCACGCCCTCCGCATTGCCTTTAGGCGCCCTATACCTTTCGATATAGTCTGAATACGCTATAGCACAGGTGTTCGAATCGGCGTAGCGTTGATCTTGTGTCCAACGACAGCAGACCCGAGACGACGCCCGCCGAGTGGTGGCGCGTCGACACGGCGACGCTGCATGCGCGTAAACAAGAACTCGAAGTGTTGAAACGCCAACTGGATGCCGAGCAGAACGCCATCCTCGCCGAAATCAACTCCCGCGGGATCCGTGGCTGCAGCGGTCATTCGACGCTGGCCGGGCTGATACTCGAAGACTTCCTGGTGTCGGAGAAGGAAGCCGCCGCCCGCGCGGATCGGGTACTGGCCCTGCATCCCGGTCTGTCGATCGTTGGCGACCCTGAACCGCCGCTGGCTCCACTGACGGCTGAGGCTGCTGCGGAGGGCGCGATCGGTGGGAGTCAGATCGACGCGATCATCAAGACCCTCGCCCGGGTCCCGTCGAGTGTTCCGGATGAGGACGTGCGGGCTGGGGAGAAGATCCTCGTCGAGCTAGCCAGACATGCGGGACCACGCCAGATCGCCCGCGCCGGACGCCGTCTCCTGGACGAACTCGACCCCGACGGCAAAGAACCCCGCAACGACGACCCGAAGGAGACCCGGCCGGAGCTACGGTTCGTCAAGCACCGCGACGGCACTCTCGGCCTCAAGGCCCGGCTTGATCTGGAAACCTACGCCCGGTTGAAGTCTGACCTGGATCCGATGGCCAAGCCGCACAAGGCCATCGACGGAGTCCGGGATCCCCGGACTCAGGACGAACGTTACGGGGACGCCTTCACCGACTACGTCCGCCTGAAGACCACCAGCCGGAACCTCCCCGGCCAGGCCGGGGAAGCCACCCACATCCTCATCACCATGTCCTACGACGACCTGATCCGCGACATCGGTGAAGCCCACCTGGATCTGGTCGGCCCGATCAGTGCGACCGACGCCCGGATCCTTGCCAGCGATGCCCGCGTCAGACCCGGCGTCCTCGGCACCGCAGGCGAACCACTCGACATCGGCCGCTCCAAACGCACCGTGTCACTGGCCCAGAAATACGCGCTCACCCTCCGGGACGGAGGCTGCGCGTTCCCCGGCTGCGACATGCCCGTCCCCCGCTGCACCGCCCACCACATTGTTTTCTGGCGACACCACGGCGAAACCAAAATCGACAACCTCGTACTCCTCTGCACCAAACACCACCGACTCATCCACCGCAGCGAATGGAAAGTCCAGATCGCCCAAGACGGCCTACCCGAATTCACCCCGCCCGCTTACCTCGACCCGACCGGAACACCAAGGAGGAACACCATGCACCTCAGGACATAGGCCGGACCGCGACTGCTCATGTCGCGTCCGCCTAGCAACCCGTACGGCGAAGGTGGCTGCGCTCCGACGCCCCGATGCGCCCAATGTGGCATTGGGGACGCTCACCGTCTCCCATGCCACATTAGGCGCACTCAACTCGCCGACCTGGGGGCGTAAAGCGAACCCGGCCGCAACCAGCAAGGCGCGAAGGGGCCTATCGCCGCATCAGACGCAGCGAAAGCTCCCTTCGGCCCACTGACAAACGCGTCGCCTTTGCCTTACTCCTCGATAAGCTCGAACCACGCCGACAACCTCATCTAGGAGTCGCTCGATGAAGCTCGACTGGGCCGGCTGCCTCAACAGCCGCGACGTAGGCGGATTACTGTCGGCCGATGGACGGCGGATCCGGTTCGGCGCGCTTCTCCGGTCCGACAGCCACAATCGGCTGACCGCCGAGGGAATAGCCGCGGTGCGCGCGGCGGGGATCGGCCGGATACTCGACCTCCGGTGGGCGCGGGAAACCGCGCGGGAGCCGAGCCCGTTCGCGGACGATCCCGTGTACCGCAACGCGCCCTTGATCGCCGAGCTGGCCGAGCAGGGCACGACCATGCCGGACGCGTATCGCACGATGCTCGACGACAATCGACGTCAGATCACCGGCGTCTTCGTTCAGCTGAGTGACGCTCCGCCCGGACCGCTCGCGGTGCACTGCAGTGCCGGGCGCGACCGGACGGGAGTGCTCGTCGCGCTCGCGCTGAGCGTCGCGGGTGTGCCGGCCTCGGCGATCGCCGAGGACTACGCGCGCACGGAAGGATGCAGCGGCGACACGATTCTCCGCACCTTGGCCCATCTGGAAACCCGCCACGGGGGCGCATATGACTACCTGACGAAGGGAGGAGCCACCAGGACTCAGCTAAGCCAGGTAAGGGATCGTCTGCTCTCCTAAGACCCAGCGAACCGGTCCAGCGCCGCGAGCTTCCAGGCCCGTTTCACGTCACTCGAATGGTGTCCCGAATCGTCGTCGATCAGCAACTCCGCGCCGGGCCAGGCGCGGGCGAGTTCCCAGGCCGTGTCCACTGGGCAGCTCAGGTCCCGGCGTCCGTGGATCAGCACGCCGGGAATGTCCCGCAACAGGCCCGCGTCGCGGATCAGCGCGCCGGCTTCCAGCCAGGCGGCGTGGGAGTAGTAGTGCGTGACGATGCGCGCGAAGGCGAGTTCCCACTCGCCGGTCGGACCATTGTGGACGGTCGCGCCGGGTTCCAGTGACAGCACGGTATCCTCCCAACGGCACCAGGAACGGGCGGCCTCGATCCGGACCCGCGGGTCGGGATCCTCCATGAGCCGTGCGTAGGCGGCGACCAGATCACCCGGGATATCACCGCGAAAGCGGGCCCATTCCTCGGGAAAGAACCGGCCCGCGCCGTGATACAGCCAGTCGATCTCGGACGGCCGTGTCGTGCTGATGGAGCTGACGACGATCTCGGTGACCCGCTCCGGGAATCGTTCGGCGTAGGCGAGCGCGAGTGTCGTGCCCCATGAACCTCCGGTGACGAGCCAGCGTTCGATCCCCAGGTGTTCTCGCAGGCGTTCCATGTCGGCGACGAGGTGGTCCGTCGTGTTGTGCCGCATGTCGGTCGCCGGATCGCTCGCGTGCGGGGTGCTGCGGCCGCAGCCGCGCTGATCGAACAGCACCGCGCGATAGCGGGCCGGGTCGAACATCCGCCGCATCCCCGGCGTACAGCCCTGCCCGGGGCCGCCGTGCAGCATGACCGCGGGCTTCCCTGCCGGATTCCCGCAGGTCTCCCAATAGAGGACGTTGCCGTCACCTACATCGAGCAGTCCCTTGTCGTACGGCTCGGCGGGCGGGTACAGCTCGATCATGAACCGAGACTAGACCGTCAGTGAGGCCCCGAAACACTTTCGCCGCAACGAAGTTCAGCACACCGGCCCTTTCCTCGCCGCGCGGAAAGGGGCAGATTCAGAACTTCACCGGAGAAAACCCACGAACGGGGAACCATGGCCGTCGACGGCATGAACTACACCCTCGGGGTGGAAGAGGAGTTCGTCCTGCTCGACCCGATGGACGGCTCGGTCGCGTTGCGCGCGCCCGAGCTTCTCGAAAGCCTCGCCCCCGGACCGGACGTCACCGGTGAGCTGATGCGGTTCCAGATCGAGACCGCGACCGGGGTCTGCCGCGGCCTGGACGAGGTGCGCTCGGAGCTGACCCGGCTGCGGCACCTCGTCGCGACGGCGGCGGAAGCCGACGGCTGCCTGATGGTGGCTGCGGGGATCCCGCCCGGCGGCCTGCGGGGAGACACGCTCACGCCCGAGCCGCGGTACCGGCGGATGGCGCAGGCGTTCCCGGAGCTGATCGGCGAAGCCGGGACGTGCGCCTGTCATGTGCACGTCGGCATGCCGTCACGGGATCT carries:
- a CDS encoding MarR family winged helix-turn-helix transcriptional regulator, with protein sequence MWLLTGYHTLAETENAVRAKLGGIPLLWERMEAVANLHRAAIAVRLHFENSVLRTAGLTWTAFVVLWVVWIFGEKETRHVAAESGITKGTLTGVMKTLEAHGLVTRRKHPVDGRLVLLALTPEGERLMRELFPEFNQEEAFVTERLSSEKCTELAASLREIVRQLEEKGEERRAR
- the ligD gene encoding non-homologous end-joining DNA ligase yields the protein MPEERITVEVEGRRLGLSNLDKVLYPAHGFTKREVLDYYRRIAPVMLPHLRDRAATFRRFPDGVDGEPFYEKNVSRHAPDWVRTARLTNRGRRGGEETLDYPVVGDLPTLMWAANLAALELHIPQWTVGPRGARKSPDLLVFDLDPGPPADVVDCCRVAETLSDLLIGDGLTVYAKTSGNKGMQLYCPVRTRSGERTSEYAKAVAEELARRSPETIVAKMTKAIRPGRVFIDWSQNNTAKTTIAPYSLRGRAVPTVSTPVTWEEVEACRKAADLLFTAEQVLERVEEMGDLFGDIAEHRAAVPQR
- the ligD gene encoding non-homologous end-joining DNA ligase: MSTVPDAIAPMLATDGDLPTGGWGYEYKWDGYRCCLRVARDGETRLTSRRGLDITTTYPDVTGEALDGREAVLDGEIVVLDEQGRPSFPLLQTRHLRTPDASLLERSPVHFFAFDVLFLDGDVLLDEPYEARREVLTSLGAGGRIAIPPGYTDDDISPDQLLDVVRQHGLEGLIAKKLDSRYYPGKRTRQWIKRALWHTQEVVVGGWRPGDGRRSGTLGALLLGAHDDAGDLRYIGDVGTGFSDKVLEDLHARLTPLERKKPPFASEVPRDRARRVHWVKPELVGEVVHRNWTPDGRLRHTTWRGLRADKTPEDVKLPSSG
- a CDS encoding VOC family protein, which codes for MIRFFSCTLAVHDLGSALGFYRDVLGFTVWGDGPVSVGPPSQPDVRIVLEPPDADRGASTADRSAIEDLMSKALLNRLVFATDDCDGTFERIEAAGVEVMQEPIDRPGGVRDCAFLDPSGNLLRFIQRTEA
- a CDS encoding sigma-70 family RNA polymerase sigma factor; this translates as MAEQDWVSERFAEHQGRLRAVAYRILGSPGEAEDAVQEAWLRVSRADTDDIENPAGWLTTVVARVCLNMLESRRARREESAGAMPPEPGVPDVAKEDPEDEALLADSVGVALMVVLDKLNPAERLAFVLHDVFAVSFGEIGTVLGRSPAAARQLASRARRRVQTASDETDAARSPKREVIAAFLAAARNGDFEALLEVLDPDAVVGEVRGGHAVAAFFSGRAEAARLALVGGDPSAVWSHRGEAKAVFTFSVHDGKITRIDIDTDPERLRGLEIAFLSAK
- a CDS encoding VOC family protein, which translates into the protein MKAHVSSILLGVKDLATSRAFYTEGLGWKIKDDYGVSVFFEPDGGSRVGFYGREGLAGQVGTSPEGSGFSGLVLTYVVRSEARVDEVVAEAEKAGATILKPAGALPWGGYGGTFADLDGYIWSIGYSAKGTDQPYAE
- a CDS encoding DUF4097 family beta strand repeat-containing protein, producing the protein MSVFPTPQPIAATLTVAGARVRLTASDRTDTVVLVEPIDATSKSDVKVAENTKVGFDGGKLSIETKKAGGKNGSVAITIEVPTGSELVLNTAWSDVEADGRFGDCVLEMSSGQARIERVAAVRGNLAAGDVAIGHISGTVDLDGGSAGVRIGEVEGTVKYSGATGKVWIGHARSDVELSGASGSFDIDRADGDIVAKAANCPIRIGRLSRGEAELVNASGGIEVGVDGDTASVDAKSTKGSVRNSVATDSEAGVKVYARTRLDDIVIHRAA
- a CDS encoding HNH endonuclease signature motif containing protein is translated as MSNDSRPETTPAEWWRVDTATLHARKQELEVLKRQLDAEQNAILAEINSRGIRGCSGHSTLAGLILEDFLVSEKEAAARADRVLALHPGLSIVGDPEPPLAPLTAEAAAEGAIGGSQIDAIIKTLARVPSSVPDEDVRAGEKILVELARHAGPRQIARAGRRLLDELDPDGKEPRNDDPKETRPELRFVKHRDGTLGLKARLDLETYARLKSDLDPMAKPHKAIDGVRDPRTQDERYGDAFTDYVRLKTTSRNLPGQAGEATHILITMSYDDLIRDIGEAHLDLVGPISATDARILASDARVRPGVLGTAGEPLDIGRSKRTVSLAQKYALTLRDGGCAFPGCDMPVPRCTAHHIVFWRHHGETKIDNLVLLCTKHHRLIHRSEWKVQIAQDGLPEFTPPAYLDPTGTPRRNTMHLRT
- a CDS encoding tyrosine-protein phosphatase yields the protein MKLDWAGCLNSRDVGGLLSADGRRIRFGALLRSDSHNRLTAEGIAAVRAAGIGRILDLRWARETAREPSPFADDPVYRNAPLIAELAEQGTTMPDAYRTMLDDNRRQITGVFVQLSDAPPGPLAVHCSAGRDRTGVLVALALSVAGVPASAIAEDYARTEGCSGDTILRTLAHLETRHGGAYDYLTKGGATRTQLSQVRDRLLS
- the pip gene encoding prolyl aminopeptidase, encoding MIELYPPAEPYDKGLLDVGDGNVLYWETCGNPAGKPAVMLHGGPGQGCTPGMRRMFDPARYRAVLFDQRGCGRSTPHASDPATDMRHNTTDHLVADMERLREHLGIERWLVTGGSWGTTLALAYAERFPERVTEIVVSSISTTRPSEIDWLYHGAGRFFPEEWARFRGDIPGDLVAAYARLMEDPDPRVRIEAARSWCRWEDTVLSLEPGATVHNGPTGEWELAFARIVTHYYSHAAWLEAGALIRDAGLLRDIPGVLIHGRRDLSCPVDTAWELARAWPGAELLIDDDSGHHSSDVKRAWKLAALDRFAGS